The DNA segment AGGAGAGCCGCCACCGGAACGCGCCGCTCCAGCTGGGCGCCGTGCGGATCCTCACCAAGCCCCCGCGGCTGTCCCTCCTGATGGATGCCATCCGCGAGGCGGCCCAGTTCGAGCCCGCCGGCGTCATCCGGGGGATGGGCCTCAACAGCATCCTCCAGCTCCTCCAGTGGGAGCGGAAGTCCTGCACGCTGACGGTCAAATCCGAAGCGGGGGTCGGCCGGCTCTACCTCCGCCAGGGGGAAGTGATCCACGCGACGTTCCTGGATGAGGAGGGGCTGCCCGCCGCCTACCGGATCCTGGCCTGGCCCCGGCCGGACATCGAGTTCGTGGATACCTGCCGAGTGGAACCCACCATCGACCTCCCCCTGACGGAACTCCTGCTGAGCGCCGCCGTGCTCAACGACCAGGCCGGAACGGGAGCGGAAGGCCTCCAGGGTTGACGGTTTGGGTTTCCCGGCCGCTCAGGATGGGACTTTCGTCAAAAGAGGGCCGGGGCCGCCCCCAAAGGGCACCCGAGGGGGAATAATGGCGCCTGTGCGGCCCCGCGGGGCCCCTTTCCCAGGCAGGTGTCCATGTCCCAGCTGAAGCCCTTCCGCGCCCATCGCCCCCGGCCTGATCTGGCGGGCCAGGTGGCCGCCGTCCCCTATGACGTCGTGAACACCCAGGAGGCCGCCGAGCTGGCCAAGGGGAACCCCCACTCCTTCCTCCACGTCGGCCGCCCCGAGATCGACCTGCCCGCGGGCATCGACGTCCACGCCGACGAGGTCTACGCCCAGGGCGTGGCCAACCTCCGCGCCATGATCCGCGACGGCGTCCTGCTGCACGAGGACGCGCCCTGCCTGTACGTCTACCAGCAGCGGATGGGCGACCACGTCCAGGCGGGCCTGGTGGGCCTGTGCTCCGTCGAGGAGTACGAGACCGGCCAGATCAAGCGCCACGAGTTCACCCGCAAGGACAAGGAGGACGACCGCACCCGCCACGTCACGGAGCAGGCCGCCAACGCCGAGCCCGTGTTCCTCACCTACAAGGCCGTCCCCTACATCGACCACATCGTCAACGACGTGCGGAAGCAGGCGCCGATCTACGACGTGGTGACCCCCGACGGCATCGGCCACACGGTGTGGATCGTCTCCGACGAGGCCGTGATCTACGAGCTGGTCCACCTGTTCAACGGCGTCCCCGCCCTCTACATCGCCGACGGCCACCATCGCACCGCCGCCGCCATCCGCTACGGCCAGGCCCGCCGCGCCGTGGAAGGCCCCGGCAACGGCGAGGAGCCCTACGAGAGCTTCATGGCCGTGGTCTTCCCCCACGACCAGCTCAAAATCATGGACTACAACCGCGTGGTGAAGGATCTCAACGGCCTCACCCCCGAGGCCTTCCTGGCGAAGGTCCGCGAGAAATTCGACGTGAGCGTCGCCGCCCACCGCGATCCCCAGTCCCCCACCACCTTCGGGATGTACATGGGCGGCACGTGGTACGAGCTGAGCGCCAAGCCCGGCACCTTCCCCGCCAGCGATCCCGTCCGCGGGCTGGACGTGAGCATCCTCCAGGAGAACCTCCTGGGGCCCATCCTCGGGATCGACGATCCCCGCACCAACACCCGCATCGACTTCGTGGGCGGGATCCGCGGGATGGACGAGCTGGAGCGCCGGGTGAAGGAGGGCTGCGCCGTGGCCTTCTCCCTCTACCCCACGTCGCTCTCCCAGCTGATGAGCGTCGCCGACGCCGGCGAGGTCATGCCTCCCAAGTCCACCTGGTTCGAGCCCAAGCTCCGCTCCGGACTGCTCGTTCGGATGTACGAGGGATAAAAATCTCACCATCAAGACCCCAAGGCGCCCAGAACCGCCTTGTCAGTTCCTGGTGCCTTGGTGGTGATCAGTTTTCTTTGCTTTCTGGATCAACCGGAGTCCCCATGCAGATCCTCATCGCCGATGCCTTCGACGCCAAACTTCCCGAGCGCCTGTCCACCTTTGGCGCCGTCAGCTCCGACATGGCCGCCCTGCCCGGCGCCGACGTCCTCCTGGTCCGCTCCAAGACCAAGGTGAACGCCGACCTCCTGGCCCAGGCCCCCGCCCTCAAGCTCGTCATCCGCGGCGGCGTGGGCATGGACAACGTGGACAAGAAGCTGTGCGCCGAGAAGGGCATCCGGGCCGTCAACACGCCCAAGGCCAGCAGCGTCGCCGTGGCCGAGATGGCCATGGCCTTCATGCTCGCCATTCCCACGCGCCTGATCGAGGCCCACACCTCCATGACCGAGGGCAAGTTCCTCAAGAGCGAGCTCAAGCGCACGGAACTCTTCAAGAAGACCCTGGGCCTCGTGGGCGCCGGCGCCATCGCCACAGAAGTGGCCAAGCGCGCCCAGGCCTTCGGGATGGAGGTCCTCGCCTTCGACCCCTTCCTCAAGGAGCACCCCATCGCCAAGCTGGTGAGCCTCGACGAGCTGGCCGCGAAGTCCGACGTCATCAGCCTGCACACGCCCCTCACGGACGACACCTGCGGAATGATCAACACCGCCTTCCTCGCCAAGGCCAAGGACGGCGTGATCATCATCAACACCGGCCGGGGCCGGTGCGTGGTGGAGGATGACCTCGCCGCGGCCCTCAAGAGCGGCAAGGTGCGGGCCTACGGCACCGACGTGTGGCCCAGCGACCCGCCCCCCGCCGACTACCCCCTGCTCACCGCCCCCAACGTGTTCATGGCCCCCCACCTGGGCGCCAGCTCCAAGGAGAACCTCGGCCGCATCGGCGACGAGGTCGTGGCGATCCTTCAGGATTTCAAAGCATAAAATCCCACCACCAAGGCACCAAGAACTGCAAAAGAAGTTTTTCTTGGCGCCTTGGTGTCTTGGTGGTGATCGGTTTTCCTTTCCATGGAGCGCACCATGACCCATCGCGTGATCAACTTCTACGCCGGCCCCGCGGGGCTGCCCCTTCCGGCGCTCGAGCGCGCGAAGGAGGAGCTGCTGGACTTCGCGGGCACCGGCATGTCCGTCATGGAGATCAGCCACCGCGCCAAGGAGTACGACGCGGTGCACGAGGAGGCCATCGCCCTCACCAAGGAGCTGATGGGCCTGCCCGACAACTACAAGGTGCTGATGCTCCAGGGCGGCGCCCACCTCAGCTTCGGGATGATCCCCCTCAACCTGCTGCGCGGCGGGCGGAAGGCCGACTACATCGTCACCGGCAACTGGGCGGAGAAGGCCACCAAGGAGGCGAAGCTCGTCGCCGGCGACAACGTGCGCGTGGCCGCCACCACCAAGGACCTGAAGTTCAGCCGCCTGCCCCACGCCGACGAGATCAAGGTCGGCCCCGACAGCGCCTTCGTCCACTTCACCTCCAACAACACCGTGGAGGGCACCCAGTGGCAGGAGTTCCCGCAGGTGGGAAACGTGCCCTACGTCTGCGACATGAGCAGCGACTTCATGTGGCGCCCCTTCGACGTGAGCCCCTTCGGCCTGATCTACGGCGGCGCCCAGAAGAACCTGGGCCCCAGCGGCGTCACCCTGACGATCATCCGCGAGGATTTCCTGGAGATGTGCGAGGCCCAGGACCTGCCCAGCTACCTGCGCTTCAAGATCCACGCGGAGAAGAACAGCCTCTACAACACCCCGCCCACCTTCGGGATCTACATCCTGCGGAACGTCCTGGCCTACAACAAGAGCCTGGGCGGCCTGCAGGCCATCGAAGCCAGCAACCGGAAGAAGGGCGAGCTGCTCTACGGCTGCATCGACAAGCACCCCGGCTTCTTCAAGGGCTTCGTCACCGAGAAGGCCCACCGCAGCCTGATGAACGTAGACTTCTTCCTCCCCACCCCCGAACTCGACGATCTCTTCATCAAGGAAGCCAAGAAGAACGGCATGGTCGGCCTCAAGGGCTACCGCGACATCGGCGGCATCCGCGTCAGCACCTACAACGCCGTCACCGTGGACCACGTGAAGACCCTCGTGGACTTCATGGAGCAGTTCGTGAAGGTGAACGGGTAGACCGAACGTCTTTCCATGAGAAGCGGGCGCCGCAAGGCGCCCGCTTCGGGTTTCGAGATGAGCCTCCTGCCAGCACGCTAGGATCGGACCGATGAGAAGAATCGCCATCCCCCTCAGCCTGTTGTTCGCTCTGGCATCCCTGGCGTTCGCCGGGAATCCCCGGAAGCGCCAAGCCGAACGGCCCCCTGAGGTGTATTTGGTGGGCGCCGTCCACAGCCTGCATTTCGAATCCAGGAGCCGCTACAGCCTGGCTGATCTTCAGGCCCAGATCCTGGCGATCGGCCCCGATCTCATCTGCGGCGAAATCACCCCGGAGGCCTTCGAACAATCCATGGAGGGGTATTTTCCTCCGGAAGCGACCTTCCTGGCTGAAATGGCGCCCCAGTGGAAGATCCGGTTCGTCCCGACGGATTGGCGGATGGATTCCGCCGAGCAGGAAAAGGCCGAAAAGGAGGAGCCACCTTCGGTTCGAGAGCGGGCCGCCCAGAGCGACCGTGAGTTCCGGGCGGGAATGATGAATTTCGCGGGCGCCTCCCTCTACGACCACATCCACAGCCAGGCGGTCCTGGATCTCATCGATGCGAAATTCGAGACGATCATCGGCAAGGACACGGTGTCGGACGTGGCGGCGGGCCGGTGGCATGAGCGGAATCGCCGCATCGTGGAGACGGGACTGGCCGCCGCCGGCGGCGCCCGAAAGATCGTGTTCGTGTTCGGCGTCTCCCATGTGCCCCAGCTCGTCCGGCAGCTGAAGGCCCGCGGGATCGAAGCGAAGATCCCTCCCCGGAAATTCACCCCCGGCGGGCTTCAGCCCGTGCCCGCGGCAGTCCGAGCCCGCTGGCAGCGGAACCTGGACAACCTCAAGGCGATCCAGGCGGGAAAGCTCTCCGTTTCCGACGATTCACTGCGCAAGGTGAAAAATAGCCGCCGCATTCAAGATCTGGAGAAGGTGATTCAAGCCACCGTCCCCGTTGCTCCCGCGTCTTCCACCCTCCATTGATTTTTCGTCGACCGACGCCACCTACAAGGACCGACATGCTCGCCTCCACCACGTTCACCATCGACGGGTACGACATCCTCGACACCAAGGGCCTCGTGCGCGGCATCATCGTCCGGTCGCCGACCATCTCCCAGGGCATCCTGGGCGGGCTCAAGAACATCATCGGCGGGAAGATCGGCGCGTACACCACCATGTGCGAACAGACCCGCTCCCAGGCCTACGAGGACATGGTCGAGCACGCGAAGGCCCTGGGCGCCAACGCCATCGTGGGCGTCCGCTACGACGCTTCCTCCGTCGAACCGCGCGGCGGCGCCGTGGAAGTGCTGTGTTACGGAACGGCGGTGGTGGTCACGAAGCAGGCCCGCTGACCGGCCCGATCGCATGAGCCGCGGAGCGGGCGGTCCCGCCTGAAACCGCGGGGAAAAAACGGTCCCTCCAAATAGGGCTCGACTGGAGGGGCCGGATCTTGCTCGACTAGAGAAGTCCATCCGAGTTCCCACCCTGCCGCTGGCCGAAGCCTTCGGTTCTTCGACTAGGCTGGATGAACCCCTGACTGGCGCTCACTCCCGGCCCGCGACGCGGCAGGATCCCCTTCGGCCCCTTTCCTACTTTGCCCGATGGAAACACCCACGACTCCGCTCGATCGCCTCAAATGCCTGGCCGCGTCCGAAGCGGTGCCCCTGGAAGCCCTCGGCCGCGACGGCCTGGATGAGCTGCTCGCGCTGGGACTCGTCCAGAAGGACGAACGGCCGCTCCAGGCCAGCCTGGAAGGCCGGTACGAGGCCCTCCAGGAGACCCACCGCCGGATCGTGGAGGCCAAGGGCTGCGCGGATCGCCTCCAGCGGCGGCTGGCGCCGCGTTCCCGGCTGGCGGGCTTCCTTCCCCTGGGCGCCCCGGCCGCGCCCGCGCCCAATGATCCCGATGCCGTCCAGCTGGTGCGCCTGCTCGAACTGCTGAAGATCGAGGTGCGGGACGTGCGGATCCCCAAGGACGTGGTGCCCAACCTGGAGCGCATCCAGGACTACCTCCAGGTGGAGGGCCGCGAGTGCCTGGACCGCCTGGCGGAGACGGACCGCGAGATCGACCAGGTCCAGCGGGAGACGCCGCCGGGGACCCAGGTGGAGGGCGCCGGCTACTTCCGGCTCACCGCCGCCGGCGAGGCGACCCTGCCCGAGGCCCCCGAATTCGAGCTGCTGGAGACCGCCCTGCAGGCCGCCTTCGGTCCCGGTCATCGCGGCCCCAGCTTCCTGCACTTCAAGGAGGACCCCTCGGGCCTTCTCAGCCTGCTGGTGGACCGCCTCGCCGCGGGCGACCGGCCTTCGGTGGTGATCGGCGAGTACGAGGGCCTGCTGGAGGCTTTCGAGCGGCTGCCGATGTTCGCGGACAGCCCCGCCCTCCGCGCGAAGATCGCCTTCCTGGTGCGCCTGATGCGGACCTCCCGGGAGGACCCCAAGCGCGCCTACCTGTGGTGCAACCGGGACCGCATGAACCTCCTCCTCACCCGGATGCAGGGGGTGCTGCCGCCCACCGTGGCGGCCTCGGGCTGGCGCTGGCCCTACGCCGCGGACATCTTCCTGGTGGACGGCGGGCTGATGGGCGACGAGAGCGTGGTGGAACCGCGGATCCGCCTGTTCGAGGCCGTCCACCGCATCCAGGCCGACTTGCTCCAGGACGTCCGCATCCGGGACGGCCAGTTCTTCCGCCTGGCGCTGGTCCTGGCCCACGCAGCGCGGCTACGCAATTTCTCGCCGGGCATCCTGATGGACCGCTTTGTCCGCCAGGCGCTCGAAGCGGCGATGGAAGCGGCTCAGGCCGCCCCCTACGACCTGGGCGACCGCGGCACCGCCCTGCTGTTCGGAACCCATCTGGCCCACGCGGCGGGCTTCTCCAAGGCCCGGCTGCAGGGACCCATGCAGGCCTTCGCCGCGCTCCACGCCCGGCTGGGCGACGGCGATCCCGCTCTGCGCGTCTCGGTCCAGGTCCTGCTCCACGCCTTCGCCACCCTGGACCGCCTGGAGCGGCTGGGCGCGCCCCTCACCGTGGAGGCCTACGCGGATCTGTTCGACCGCGTCCGCAAGCGCCTCCGCCACCACAAGGCCGTCGGCCGGGCCTTCAGCACCGCCCGGATCAAGGCCGGCGACGAGGCGGCCCTGGCCTCCAACCTGTGCGCCATGGTCTGCTTCCGCGGCGTCGCCGTCCCCGAGCGGCTCCAACCCCCTCCCGACGTGGGCCTGGCGGGGCTCTATGAAGGCCGCGCCACCGGACGTCCGCCCCTTCTGGGCTCGCCCTTCGGGACGCTGCTGCTGGTGTAGGGCCTCGTGCCCCTTTGCATTCAAAGAATAAGGATCACCGCCAAGAACACCAAGAAAGGCAAAAACCCTGTCTTTATGCAGTTCTTGGCATCTGCGCGGTGAGAAAAGGTTGGGTCTTGATCGCCTCATACCAATGTGCAATCAAGATCCAAAACTTTCTTTTCACCACCAAGGCACCAAGAAAAGCTCCACTCACTGTGGACGCGGTTCTTGGTGTCTTGGTGGTAATCCTTATCTTTTGAATGCAAGCGGCATCACGCCTCGGCCGGGTTCCGCTGGAGCAGGATCTCGCCGATGCGCCGGTCCTTCTCCGTCCAGATCTCGTGCAGCCATTCCTGCACCCGGGCCCGGAAGGCGGGATCGCCTTCGTAGTCGCCGTCCAGCAGGTCCCGGGGGATCTCCCGCTCGCGGACCCGCACCACCACCTGCTTCATCTTGCCGGAGAGCAGGTCCCAGAAGCTGGGTACGCCCTCGGGGTAGACGATGGTCACGTCCAGCAGGGCGTCGAAGCGCTCGCCCATGGCGGACAGGGCCGCGGCCATCCCGCCGGCCTTGGGCTTCAGGAGGTGGCGGTAGGGGGAATGCTGGGCCGCGTGCTTGGCGCGGCTGAACCGCGTGCCTTCCAGGAAGTTCATGACCGACGTGGGGATCTGGCGGAACTTGGCGCAGGCCTTCCGCGCCGTGGCGAGGTCCTTCGCCCGGCTGCCGCTGCGGCGGCGCATGAACGGGAAGTCCAGCGCCCACCACGCCAGTCCCATGACCGGCACGTACAACAGCTGGCGCTTCAGGAAGAACTTCAGGAACGGCACCTTCCGGTGGAACACCTTCTGCAGCACCAGGATGTCCACCCAGCTCTGGTGGTTGCTGCTGACCAGGTACCAGCCCTTCCGCCGCAGTCCCTCCAGCCCCTTCACGTCCCAGCGGATCCGCTGGACCAGCGCCATCCACGCGCCGTTCACGGCGATCCAGCCCTCCGCCAAGCCGGTGAGCAGGCGGTCCGTGCCACGTCGCACCGCCCCGAAGGGCAGGGCCAGCTTCACCAGCGCGACGGGGATCATGCCCGAGAAGAACGTGATCGCATTGGCCGCCAGCACGGAACTGGCGAGACTGCCCTTGAGGGTGGACCAGAGACGGCGCAGCATGGGGACCCCGCTGGGCCGGCACGCGGGGGCCCAAGTCCTTAGAGTATCGGCGGAAGAAGCCCGTTCCCTAATCCCAGCCCAGCTCCTCCAGCCGGTCCTCGCCGATCCCGAAGTGGTGGGCGATCTCGTGGATGACCGTCGTGGCGATCTCGTCGCGCAGTTCCGCCTCGTCCAGGCCATCCTCCAGCAGCGGCCCCCGGTAGAGGGTGATCCGCGGCGGCAGTTCCCCCGACAGCGGCGGCCCCTCCGTCAGCGCCCGGCCCGAGTACAGCCCGTAGAGCGTCTCGTCCTCCGGCACCCCCAGCTCGTCCAGCAGCGCGTCCGATGCCCAGTCCTCGATGACCACCGGCACCCCTTCGAGGTAGGGCCGGAACTCCTCCGGGACGAGCCCCAGCGCCTCGTCCACCAGGCGCTGGAAATGGAGGTCGGACATGCGCATGGGATGAGGCTACTCCTTCCAGGAGGGTCAGCCACGGATGAACGCGGATCAACACGGATGGAGGGGGAGATCCGCGTTCATCCGTGTTCATCTGTGGCGAAAAAACGTACAAGCGTCCACAAGGCTCCTCATCGCGCTGCCGCCAAGTCACTCCCGAGGGCCGGGGTATTTAGGACCTCCCTCTCCTTGGGGGATGCCGCTTGCCCTGGAAGAGGATGAACCGCCGTACCCAGGCGACACAGACATCCGCCGTCCGCCGGCGGTAATGCCGGACCCGTAGGCTCTCCCGCAACTGGTCCAGGGGTCTCGGGGCCTGCGCCCTTCCTTCCACGATCCGCCTTTCGCCCGTCTACCTACTCGCCTCGAGCATGGGTTCCGCTCCAATCGACCGAGTTCGCCTATCGCGCTAAAATTCGGCACAGTCAATAAGCAGTACAGGACGAATGCCCTTCAATTTATCGTCTTTTTTTCGTTTGTCAAAGTTGCCAAATCGGTTCGCCCATCCTACCCGCAGCGAACCCCGTCCCTCCCTCCGGTCCTACGAACTAGACGAACCAACCGCCCCCCAATTCCTCACCACCCCATACAAAGTTAGGCCTCACTTTTTCTCGAGGTGCCCAATGCACAACATCGTTTGTTATTCATGCCACTCTGTCCAATTTTGCGAAGAACTGCCGGAAGTCTGCTCTAAATGTAAGGCGAAGAATATAGAAGCTATCAGCAACAAAAGGCTAGATGAGGGATTCAAAAGTGGAGCTTTCTATTCCCTAGATACGACTGGAAAGAGGATTAAATATAAACCTTAATTAATCAATAAACTGATCCAATTTTTAAATTAGACCGTCTCTCAAAAAACCAGGAGGAATCGATGATCAAGAAAATCATTATCGCAGTTCTTGGTTTATCACTTATAGGTTGCATGGGACCAAGTCTTGAAGAAAGAAGAAAACAATTTGGAGAAGTAATGGATTATTGGATCGGAGCAGACATTAATAGATATATACACTCAATGGGCTATCCATCAGACACTAGAGATCTGCCGAATGGCAACAAACTCTATATTTTTCAGCAGGCATCTACCAGAAGGACGCCTGTTTACATTTCACCTACAACTACAACTATTACTCCGCTTTACGGAGGTGGAGCGACTGCCACGACCACAGGCGGCCATATCTATGGTGGCAATATGGTTACCGATTCATGCACTAAATACATTGAAACGGATCCCTCTGGTAAAATTGTTTATTGGCGTGCAGAAGGCAATAATTGTTACTAGCGCTTTCTTCCTTGATCGTGAATGATCTAATCCCGCGCTCAGCTCGGACCCAACCGGCCCTGCCTTCCTCTCTCCTTCGATCCTTTCCGATTTCCATCCTCCAGCCATCGTCTAGCTGCAGTTGAGCCGGTGAGCTTCATTCGTTAGGCGCCCTTGATACTTCTGGAAGTCTCAATAAAGGAGAATCCAATGGAAGTTTGGCAAGCGCTTTTGGCCGCATTTGGTGGTCAGGCAGCGCTAATTGCAGGTATGGCATTCTTTGGTAAACGATTTTTTGATCATTTCCTAGAAAAAGCCAAATCCGAACACATTGAGTCCATCAAACTCCACAATACAAATTCAATTGAAACGCTTAAATCGTCGCTAGCGTTAACGTCTAACTACAAGAAGCACCAATTCGAACAAGTTTACAACAAACAAATGCAAGTGATTGAAATAATTTACAAAGGAATGAGGAACTCAATTAAAAAACTGGAAATATTTACTTCAATGTTTGGAGGCGTTGATGAAGATAGAATAAATCGAGGAATGGAAGCTTTTGAAAGTTTTGAAACGATTTATAATTATTGTTTAGAAAACAGAATTTGGCTAAAAGCCGAAACAGCTGATAAAGCAGTCGAAATTTTGACTGAAATCAGAAAAAACATATTACACTTCAGATTATTATTTGTCGAAAAGGATCAACTATACTCAATGAAGGATGGCAAAAAATACCGTATTTCTGATACCTCCAAGTGGATAGAAATTTCGAATAAAATCAATAGTGATATTGTTGCTCCACTAGAGCTACTGGAACATGATTTCCGGACAATTCTTGGCGTAATTCAAGAAAACAATTAATGATTATGATAAATATTTCCAGAAAACGGCCTAGCGTCTAAACATTCGTTCAACTCGGACCTCGGCGGCAGTGCCTTCCGCTGTCTCTTCATTCCGCTTTCTCGGCTACGCTCCTCGCCTCGGTGCAGGCGCGATCGGTTAGCTTCATCTGTTAGGCCGCACAACCGTTCAACCCACTCACACGAGGAGCAATACGATGACCAGCTCCATTCGCACCTGCCTCTGGTTCCGCGACGGACGAGGCCGTGAGGCCGCTGAGTTCTACTGTTCTTTGATCCCCGGCAGTCGGCTCGAAACGACCTTTTACGGCGACAATGGTTATAGTGCTTTCTCAGTAATCGACTTCTCGCTGGGCGGAGTGCCGTACCAGATCCTTGACGCTGGGCCGATGTTCACGCTGACTGAGGCGGTGTCCATTTCGGTCGCCACGGACGATCAGGCCGAGACCGATCGGCTGTGGGCGGCGTTGACCATCAATGGCGGCGAGGTCACCGCCTGCGGATGGCTGAAGGATCGTTACGGGGTGTCGTGGCAGATTTTCCCGAGGCGGCTGACAGAATTGACCACGAGTGCCGACAAGGATGTGTCTGCCAAAGCGATCGCGGCGATGATGAAACAAACGAAAATCGACATTGCCGAAATCGAAGCAGCGGTTCGTGGCTAGAAACTAGCGGCCTCACCCTTTGCTCAACCCGGACCCCGCCTGCATTGCCTTCCGTCCTCTCTCTGCATTTCACCATCTCGCCTCCGCTCATCGTTTCGGTCCAGGCGTGACCGATTAGCTTCCGCCGTTAGGTGCCCCTATGGATCCCATATTCACCTTGCAATGGCCTGAAGCATTCCTTGCCGATCGTTTACAAAAACTCCTCCCGAAATCGGAAGGGTTCTCTGTTCTTGTGCCCGCATCAAGGCAGGAAAAGGGGTTCGATCTAGCACTGATCAAACGTCTCCCTAATGGCAAGTCACGCACCGCCACAATCCAGATCAAGGCTTCCCGCACTTATCTTTCAAAACCCCCTAAGCGAGAATCAACCAAGCGGTTCCTCTTCGAAACCTGGTTCAACCGTTTTGATGTCCCGAAAGAGGCTGATTTCATCCTTCTTTTTGGTCTGTACCCCATGGTGGTGAATCAAACCAAGTCTGTGAACAAAAATTGGTACCGAGACTGTACACTTCTGTTTACATTCGAAGAAATGAAGGAATTCATGGATTCATGCCGAACAGTCGGTGGCCCACCAGACCGGATGTTTGGGTTTGGATTCAACGATCACTCTGAAGTCTTCCAAACCCGCGGCGATCAGAAGCGAGGCGGAAAGGATTTTACGAGCCATCTGCTTGAAAACCGAATTTCCCTTATCGCAGAGTGTCTCAGCACCTAACCTTCCGCTCAACTCGGACTCGCCTACATTTCTTCCGTTCCGTCGCCCGGATGAGGGAAGCGATGGTATTCCGTCCCCCTCTGAGGTTGGACAGGCAATAAGGAGCCGAGAAGGATGATATCCAGCCGCCAGGGTGCGAAGCGATGGGAGGCCGTAGGCCGACCGAAGCGAAGCACCCTGGCGCGGCGGCTCCGGAGGGCTCAGGTCCTTCACCAGGAGAACCCCTATGTCCCAAACCCAACCCCTCCCCGAAGGGAATATCCAGCGATGGACGGCCAAAAGGAAGGCCGCCGTCGTTCTGGACCTGATCAAGGGAAAGATCACGGCCGCCGATGCCGCCCGCCAGCACGGGCTGACCGTGGCCGAGTTGGAGCAGTGGAAGGACGACTTCCTCAGCCAGGGCACGGAGGCCCTGCGCACCCACCCACGGGACCGCGAGGCCCAGTGGGAGGCCGAGAAGCAGCGCCTGCAAGCCAAGGTCGGCGAGCTGGCGCTGGAGGTGGACATCCTAAAAAAAGCGCATCGCATTCTCGGCAAGGACTTGCCGGAAGGGATCTCGTGAATGCGGTGCGGTGCGATGTGCTGGAGGCGGGGATGGAGATCCCGATGACTCGCCTCTGCCGGGTGCTCGGTGTGCCGCGCTCCACGGTCTACCACCAGCCCAAGGTGGAGAAGCTGCATCGCCCGGTGGACGAGGCCCTGGCCAGGACCGTCCACGAGATCATCCAGGCCCACCCGACCTTCGGCATCCGGCGGGTATGGGCCTGGTTGAGGTATCGCCTGGGTCAGTCCACCAATCGCAAGAAGATCCACCGCCTCATGCGGATCAAGGGCTGGAGCTGCCGCCAGCGGGCCGTGGGGAAGCGCCCAAGGGTGCCGGGGTCGAAATCCATTGCCCCGTTCCCCAACCAGCGCTGGTCCACGGACATCGCCCTGGTGGAATGCGGGGTTGATGGTTGGTGCGCGTTCGTGCCCGTCCTGGACTGCTGCACCCGCGAAGTCCTGGGCTGGAGCCTGGATCGAACGGCCAGGGCCCAGAATGCGGAACGCGCTCTGGAAGAAGCCCTGATCCACCGGTTCGGATGGACCCACGGCGCACCGCCGGGCCTCGCCCTCCGCCATGACAATGGCCTCGTGTTCGGCTCCCGGGCCTACCGGGCTCTGGTCAAGGACTACGGCCTGAAGCAGGAATACATCACGCCCTATACCCCCGAGCAGAACGGCTTGTGCGAGCGGTTCA comes from the Geothrix sp. 21YS21S-4 genome and includes:
- a CDS encoding phage integrase N-terminal SAM-like domain-containing protein, with product MEGRAQAPRPLDQLRESLRVRHYRRRTADVCVAWVRRFILFQGKRHPPRRGRS
- a CDS encoding DUF1015 domain-containing protein, which codes for MSQLKPFRAHRPRPDLAGQVAAVPYDVVNTQEAAELAKGNPHSFLHVGRPEIDLPAGIDVHADEVYAQGVANLRAMIRDGVLLHEDAPCLYVYQQRMGDHVQAGLVGLCSVEEYETGQIKRHEFTRKDKEDDRTRHVTEQAANAEPVFLTYKAVPYIDHIVNDVRKQAPIYDVVTPDGIGHTVWIVSDEAVIYELVHLFNGVPALYIADGHHRTAAAIRYGQARRAVEGPGNGEEPYESFMAVVFPHDQLKIMDYNRVVKDLNGLTPEAFLAKVREKFDVSVAAHRDPQSPTTFGMYMGGTWYELSAKPGTFPASDPVRGLDVSILQENLLGPILGIDDPRTNTRIDFVGGIRGMDELERRVKEGCAVAFSLYPTSLSQLMSVADAGEVMPPKSTWFEPKLRSGLLVRMYEG
- a CDS encoding metallopeptidase family protein — encoded protein: MRMSDLHFQRLVDEALGLVPEEFRPYLEGVPVVIEDWASDALLDELGVPEDETLYGLYSGRALTEGPPLSGELPPRITLYRGPLLEDGLDEAELRDEIATTVIHEIAHHFGIGEDRLEELGWD
- a CDS encoding YbjQ family protein, giving the protein MLASTTFTIDGYDILDTKGLVRGIIVRSPTISQGILGGLKNIIGGKIGAYTTMCEQTRSQAYEDMVEHAKALGANAIVGVRYDASSVEPRGGAVEVLCYGTAVVVTKQAR
- a CDS encoding D-isomer specific 2-hydroxyacid dehydrogenase family protein, which encodes MQILIADAFDAKLPERLSTFGAVSSDMAALPGADVLLVRSKTKVNADLLAQAPALKLVIRGGVGMDNVDKKLCAEKGIRAVNTPKASSVAVAEMAMAFMLAIPTRLIEAHTSMTEGKFLKSELKRTELFKKTLGLVGAGAIATEVAKRAQAFGMEVLAFDPFLKEHPIAKLVSLDELAAKSDVISLHTPLTDDTCGMINTAFLAKAKDGVIIINTGRGRCVVEDDLAAALKSGKVRAYGTDVWPSDPPPADYPLLTAPNVFMAPHLGASSKENLGRIGDEVVAILQDFKA
- a CDS encoding response regulator — protein: MTSFRPPFPPQPEGPARTLLVVDDDRATLSLYRAGLKGLQGFRILTAENGSQALEILRHEPVSVLVTDLDMPVLDGFNLIAKTSSLYPQMPVIVMTGLEESRHRNAPLQLGAVRILTKPPRLSLLMDAIREAAQFEPAGVIRGMGLNSILQLLQWERKSCTLTVKSEAGVGRLYLRQGEVIHATFLDEEGLPAAYRILAWPRPDIEFVDTCRVEPTIDLPLTELLLSAAVLNDQAGTGAEGLQG
- the serC gene encoding 3-phosphoserine/phosphohydroxythreonine transaminase, with translation MTHRVINFYAGPAGLPLPALERAKEELLDFAGTGMSVMEISHRAKEYDAVHEEAIALTKELMGLPDNYKVLMLQGGAHLSFGMIPLNLLRGGRKADYIVTGNWAEKATKEAKLVAGDNVRVAATTKDLKFSRLPHADEIKVGPDSAFVHFTSNNTVEGTQWQEFPQVGNVPYVCDMSSDFMWRPFDVSPFGLIYGGAQKNLGPSGVTLTIIREDFLEMCEAQDLPSYLRFKIHAEKNSLYNTPPTFGIYILRNVLAYNKSLGGLQAIEASNRKKGELLYGCIDKHPGFFKGFVTEKAHRSLMNVDFFLPTPELDDLFIKEAKKNGMVGLKGYRDIGGIRVSTYNAVTVDHVKTLVDFMEQFVKVNG
- a CDS encoding acyltransferase, giving the protein MLRRLWSTLKGSLASSVLAANAITFFSGMIPVALVKLALPFGAVRRGTDRLLTGLAEGWIAVNGAWMALVQRIRWDVKGLEGLRRKGWYLVSSNHQSWVDILVLQKVFHRKVPFLKFFLKRQLLYVPVMGLAWWALDFPFMRRRSGSRAKDLATARKACAKFRQIPTSVMNFLEGTRFSRAKHAAQHSPYRHLLKPKAGGMAAALSAMGERFDALLDVTIVYPEGVPSFWDLLSGKMKQVVVRVREREIPRDLLDGDYEGDPAFRARVQEWLHEIWTEKDRRIGEILLQRNPAEA